The following coding sequences lie in one Halorarum halophilum genomic window:
- a CDS encoding universal stress protein: MTTHEFDELLVPTDGSETADAALDVAVSLASHIGARVHLLSVVNPYVLSRVTDVEEHRAEARQLVSDAAERVREAGVDVETAVRKGSEHEEIREYVEEHGIDAVVMGTHGRTGVKRALVGSVTEKVVRRVGVPVLTVREPIPEFRPDRVLLPTDGSDAAAAAERVALWLADEYGATVEALSVVETPTLTTASDPAGMTGDAIDEVRGVLTEQAEDAVESVEEDGEAAGVTVETAVGEGRTHERILTAAEERDADLIVIGSHGRGGVERFVLGSVAEKVLRLADRPVLVVPSEGAGGTAG; encoded by the coding sequence ATGACGACCCACGAGTTCGACGAGCTCCTCGTTCCGACCGACGGGAGCGAGACGGCCGACGCCGCGCTCGACGTCGCGGTATCGCTCGCCTCGCACATCGGCGCCAGGGTGCACCTGCTCTCCGTGGTGAACCCCTACGTCCTCTCCAGGGTGACCGACGTCGAGGAGCACCGCGCCGAGGCGAGGCAACTCGTCTCCGACGCGGCAGAACGCGTCCGGGAGGCCGGCGTCGACGTGGAGACGGCGGTGCGGAAGGGCTCGGAACACGAGGAGATCCGGGAGTACGTCGAGGAGCACGGGATCGACGCGGTCGTGATGGGGACCCACGGCCGGACCGGCGTGAAGCGTGCGCTCGTCGGGAGCGTGACCGAGAAGGTCGTCCGTCGGGTCGGCGTACCCGTGCTCACGGTCCGGGAACCGATCCCGGAGTTCCGGCCGGACCGCGTGTTGCTCCCGACGGACGGCAGCGACGCCGCGGCCGCGGCCGAGCGCGTGGCGCTGTGGCTCGCCGACGAGTACGGTGCGACCGTCGAGGCGCTCAGCGTCGTCGAGACCCCGACGCTCACGACCGCCAGCGACCCGGCCGGTATGACCGGGGACGCCATCGACGAGGTCCGGGGTGTACTGACCGAGCAGGCCGAGGACGCCGTCGAGTCCGTCGAGGAGGACGGCGAGGCGGCAGGGGTGACCGTGGAGACCGCCGTCGGCGAGGGCCGCACGCACGAGCGCATCCTCACTGCGGCCGAGGAACGCGACGCCGACCTGATCGTGATCGGCTCCCACGGTCGCGGCGGCGTCGAGCGGTTCGTCCTCGGGAGCGTCGCGGAGAAGGTGCTGCGGCTCGCCGACCGACCGGTGCTCGTGGTTCCCTCCGAGGGCGCGGGCGGGACGGCGGGGTAG
- the cysS gene encoding cysteine--tRNA ligase — MSLSVTDTLSGERRPFDVEDDEVLLYVCGLTVSDEAHLGHARLWFHADILHRWLEHLGYDVRHVENVTDVNEKIAARVGEREGWDTEADVARHFTREVIEDMRGLNLLRAEVYPRVSEHVPEIVDLVGTLVERGYAYEANGSVYFDVTRFDRYGELSNQKLDELESDADADELAEKRHPTDFALWKAGGVSESAVREHRKHEHDDALPSGMTWDSPWGEGRPGWHIECSAMSMTHLGETLDVHMGGRDLVFPHHENEIAQSEAATDRTFARYWLHNGLLRTKEDKMSSSLGNFFTASDALKEFGVNVIRTFYLGAQYRGDQTFSEDAIVEAEERWERLERAYEAAVDACDSVDAGSKSADDDLRESVETTREAFTEAMNHDLDVRTAYNALLDLATAVNRHVGANRPDDATADANADGDDDGSASYDYRGLRRAVETFEELGGDVFGLELGREADGDVELAGDLVELVLDVREREREAGNYERADELRDDLEALGVEVEDSAEGATYRFE, encoded by the coding sequence ATGAGCCTGTCCGTGACCGACACCCTGTCGGGTGAGCGCCGACCGTTCGACGTCGAAGACGACGAGGTCCTGCTGTACGTCTGCGGGCTGACGGTCTCGGACGAGGCGCACCTCGGACACGCGCGCCTCTGGTTCCACGCCGACATCCTCCACCGGTGGCTCGAGCACCTCGGCTACGACGTCCGCCACGTCGAGAACGTCACCGACGTGAACGAGAAGATCGCCGCCCGGGTCGGCGAGCGCGAGGGCTGGGACACGGAGGCCGACGTCGCCCGCCACTTCACCCGGGAGGTCATCGAGGACATGCGCGGGCTGAACCTCCTCCGGGCGGAGGTGTACCCCCGCGTCTCCGAGCACGTTCCGGAGATCGTCGACCTCGTCGGCACGCTCGTCGAGCGCGGCTACGCCTACGAGGCGAACGGTTCGGTGTACTTCGACGTCACGCGGTTCGACCGCTACGGCGAGCTGTCGAACCAGAAGCTCGACGAACTCGAATCCGACGCCGACGCGGACGAACTCGCCGAGAAGCGCCACCCGACCGACTTCGCGCTGTGGAAGGCCGGCGGCGTGAGCGAATCGGCCGTCAGGGAACACCGGAAGCACGAACACGACGACGCGCTCCCGTCCGGTATGACCTGGGACTCGCCGTGGGGCGAAGGCCGTCCGGGCTGGCACATCGAGTGCTCGGCGATGTCGATGACGCACCTCGGCGAGACGCTCGACGTCCACATGGGCGGGCGCGACCTCGTGTTCCCGCACCACGAGAACGAGATCGCCCAGAGCGAGGCCGCGACGGACCGCACCTTCGCCCGCTACTGGCTCCACAACGGCCTCCTGCGCACGAAGGAGGACAAGATGTCCTCCAGCCTCGGCAACTTCTTCACCGCGAGCGACGCGCTCAAGGAGTTCGGGGTGAACGTGATCCGCACGTTCTACCTGGGTGCACAGTACCGCGGCGACCAGACCTTCTCCGAGGACGCGATCGTCGAGGCCGAGGAGCGCTGGGAGCGGCTCGAACGCGCCTACGAGGCCGCGGTCGACGCCTGTGACTCGGTCGACGCCGGATCGAAGTCCGCGGACGACGATCTCCGCGAGTCGGTCGAGACGACTCGCGAGGCGTTCACCGAGGCGATGAACCACGACCTCGACGTGCGGACCGCGTACAACGCGCTGCTCGATCTCGCAACGGCCGTGAACCGGCACGTCGGCGCGAACCGGCCGGACGATGCAACCGCCGACGCGAACGCGGACGGCGACGACGACGGGTCGGCGAGCTACGACTACCGGGGACTCCGCCGCGCGGTCGAGACGTTCGAGGAGCTCGGCGGCGACGTGTTCGGGCTCGAACTCGGCCGCGAGGCCGACGGCGACGTAGAGCTCGCGGGCGACCTGGTCGAACTCGTGCTCGACGTCCGCGAGCGGGAGCGGGAAGCAGGCAACTACGAGCGCGCGGACGAGCTCCGGGACGACCTCGAGGCGCTCGGCGTCGAGGTGGAGGACTCGGCCGAGGGCGCGACCTACCGGTTCGAGTAG
- a CDS encoding DUF7523 family protein codes for MTVAEDAREAVRARPYLFDALRAGVVNYAAAAETLDIDAETDAVATALRRYAADLDPPSVAADARVTMHSGVVSAEDRDADDENAEDDALLGVGGARFAEDGGALTAVVARGDVDARALEAALGCLRTADVAVEAAGVADGEMVVVVGRRDGATAVRAVEAALAS; via the coding sequence ATGACAGTCGCGGAGGACGCCCGCGAGGCCGTCCGGGCCAGGCCGTACCTGTTCGACGCGCTCCGCGCCGGCGTCGTGAACTACGCCGCCGCGGCCGAGACGCTGGACATCGACGCGGAGACGGACGCGGTGGCGACGGCGCTGCGCCGGTACGCCGCTGACCTCGACCCGCCCTCGGTCGCCGCCGACGCTCGGGTCACCATGCACAGCGGAGTCGTCTCCGCGGAAGACCGAGACGCGGACGACGAGAACGCGGAGGACGACGCGCTCCTCGGGGTCGGCGGGGCGAGGTTCGCCGAGGACGGCGGAGCCCTGACGGCCGTCGTCGCCCGAGGCGACGTCGACGCCCGGGCACTGGAGGCCGCGCTCGGCTGTCTCCGAACGGCTGACGTGGCCGTCGAGGCTGCGGGCGTCGCCGACGGGGAAATGGTCGTCGTGGTCGGGCGGCGCGACGGGGCGACGGCGGTCCGGGCGGTCGAGGCGGCGCTGGCGTCGTAG
- a CDS encoding CbiX/SirB N-terminal domain-containing protein has protein sequence MSQALVIVAHGSHLNPDSSAPTFRHADTIRATGAFDEVRTGFWKEEPSLREVLRTVEAEEVVVVPMFISEGYFTEQVIPRELRLDGWDVTDWDSDGLSADVATYAATDTGQTVHYCGPVGTHGSMTDVLVRRAESVTGDPDVGEGFGFAVVGHGTERNENSAKAIEYHADRVRDMDRFDEVEALYMDEEPEVDDLPDYFETEDVVLVPLFVADGFHTQEDIPEDVGLTDDYRTGYDVPAAVEGHRVWYAGAVGTEPLLADVVLERAADAGADVGSAVEDVRETTRVATPEADD, from the coding sequence ATGAGTCAGGCGCTGGTGATCGTCGCCCACGGATCCCACCTGAACCCGGACTCGAGCGCCCCCACCTTCCGGCACGCGGACACCATCCGCGCGACCGGCGCGTTCGACGAGGTCCGGACCGGCTTCTGGAAGGAGGAGCCCAGCCTCCGCGAGGTGCTCCGCACGGTCGAGGCCGAGGAGGTGGTCGTGGTCCCGATGTTCATCTCGGAGGGGTACTTCACCGAGCAGGTCATCCCCCGCGAACTCCGCCTCGACGGCTGGGACGTGACCGACTGGGACTCCGACGGCCTCTCCGCGGACGTGGCGACCTACGCCGCGACGGACACCGGTCAGACGGTCCACTACTGCGGCCCCGTCGGCACCCACGGGTCGATGACCGACGTGCTAGTGCGCCGGGCCGAGAGCGTCACCGGGGACCCCGACGTGGGCGAGGGGTTCGGCTTCGCCGTCGTCGGCCACGGCACCGAGCGCAACGAGAACTCCGCGAAGGCCATCGAGTACCACGCCGACCGCGTCCGCGACATGGATCGGTTCGACGAGGTCGAGGCGCTGTACATGGACGAGGAACCCGAGGTGGACGACCTCCCCGACTACTTCGAGACCGAGGACGTCGTGCTCGTCCCGCTGTTCGTCGCCGACGGCTTCCACACCCAGGAGGACATTCCGGAGGACGTCGGCCTCACCGACGACTACCGGACCGGCTACGACGTGCCGGCCGCGGTCGAGGGCCACCGCGTCTGGTACGCCGGTGCGGTCGGCACGGAACCCCTGCTGGCCGACGTCGTCCTCGAACGGGCGGCCGACGCGGGCGCCGACGTGGGGAGCGCCGTCGAGGACGTGCGCGAGACGACGCGGGTGGCGACCCCGGAGGCCGACGACTGA
- a CDS encoding DR2241 family protein, producing MQSAQFDALVEAAAGGDDGSEGVDFEGLRVRRGADGGFRFETPDVTATGLSEAELRAHAEGSPYVTNWYVWERDVRRHGRPRRAFLRRAEAADDLPVPERYEALRDGMVTEWGQLRIEATLGDHGARRYELRHVDDAGRDADELDHHDDPLDARVLAKLDDDGRYRPLKTAPTLRTGWVFQSLDWHAALEAIEAFYPATVANWYREREGDLDVSHWRETAERQTGIYDVVDELPREAVEHVAEACCVDSQCLKRREWEYEAGDELAADGGTGPFPCREPCSLVVAAARKWTFLEREEEREYTFTLTPSEKEQVEDIVDAVADGRVGEIREADVGEGANRYRARYLRAKRMDEEGNLDGGPTEDGAE from the coding sequence ATGCAGTCCGCCCAGTTCGACGCCCTCGTCGAGGCCGCGGCCGGGGGTGACGACGGGAGCGAGGGCGTCGACTTCGAGGGCCTGCGCGTCCGCCGCGGGGCCGACGGCGGCTTCCGGTTCGAGACGCCGGACGTGACCGCGACCGGGCTCTCGGAGGCCGAACTCCGCGCCCACGCGGAGGGCTCGCCGTACGTGACCAACTGGTACGTCTGGGAGCGTGACGTGCGGCGACACGGGCGGCCCCGACGTGCCTTCCTTCGCCGAGCCGAAGCCGCCGACGACCTCCCGGTTCCGGAGCGGTACGAGGCGCTCCGCGATGGCATGGTCACCGAGTGGGGACAGCTCCGCATCGAGGCGACGCTGGGCGACCACGGCGCCCGTCGGTACGAACTGCGACACGTCGACGACGCCGGCCGCGACGCCGACGAACTCGATCACCACGACGACCCCCTCGACGCTCGCGTGCTGGCGAAACTGGACGACGACGGCCGCTACCGGCCGCTCAAGACGGCACCCACGCTCCGGACCGGGTGGGTCTTCCAGTCGCTCGACTGGCACGCCGCGCTCGAGGCCATCGAGGCGTTCTACCCCGCCACCGTGGCGAACTGGTACCGCGAGCGGGAGGGCGACCTGGACGTGAGCCACTGGCGCGAGACCGCGGAGCGACAGACCGGCATCTACGACGTGGTCGACGAGCTCCCCCGCGAGGCCGTCGAGCACGTCGCCGAGGCCTGCTGCGTGGACTCCCAGTGCCTGAAGCGCCGGGAGTGGGAGTACGAGGCGGGCGACGAGCTCGCCGCCGACGGCGGCACCGGCCCGTTCCCGTGTCGGGAGCCGTGTTCGCTCGTCGTCGCGGCGGCGCGGAAGTGGACGTTCCTGGAGCGGGAGGAGGAGCGGGAGTACACGTTCACGCTGACGCCGAGCGAGAAGGAGCAGGTCGAGGACATCGTCGACGCCGTCGCCGACGGCCGGGTCGGGGAGATCCGCGAGGCGGACGTCGGCGAGGGCGCGAACCGCTACCGGGCGCGGTACCTCCGCGCGAAGCGGATGGACGAGGAGGGGAACCTCGACGGGGGTCCGACGGAGGACGGCGCGGAGTAA
- a CDS encoding DUF7524 family protein: protein MPSETLSVVLNRRRLNEADAPASFTADGPFTVVLDNQGKAVHVHLRFRDRLADLTAVGETNHYVEEGRTSRVHVDVADVDEPVSGTLELITGHGADGTGVEITLVPRERPKSVDVDESLSHPGGSAVDEGESDEEDDPATIVGSVDPPDADSVTLLVAGFAVLALLLAALAAMLLDSLVVMLGLFAVVLSVGAAVYVLRS from the coding sequence GTGCCCTCGGAGACGCTGAGCGTCGTTCTCAACCGCCGGCGGTTGAACGAAGCGGACGCACCGGCCTCGTTCACGGCCGACGGGCCGTTCACCGTGGTGCTGGACAACCAGGGGAAGGCGGTGCACGTCCACCTCCGGTTCCGCGACCGGCTCGCCGACCTCACGGCGGTGGGCGAGACGAACCACTACGTCGAGGAGGGGCGGACGAGCCGCGTCCACGTCGACGTGGCCGACGTGGACGAGCCGGTGAGCGGTACCCTCGAACTGATCACGGGCCACGGCGCGGACGGAACCGGCGTGGAGATCACGCTCGTTCCCCGGGAGCGCCCGAAGAGCGTCGACGTCGACGAGTCGCTCTCGCACCCGGGGGGGAGCGCCGTCGACGAGGGGGAGTCCGACGAGGAGGACGACCCCGCCACGATCGTCGGGAGCGTCGACCCGCCCGACGCCGACTCGGTCACGCTGCTCGTCGCCGGGTTCGCGGTACTCGCGCTGCTCCTGGCCGCGCTCGCCGCGATGCTGCTCGACAGCCTCGTCGTGATGCTCGGCCTGTTCGCGGTCGTCCTCTCGGTCGGCGCCGCCGTGTACGTGCTCCGGTCCTGA
- a CDS encoding methytransferase partner Trm112 — MKESLLDIVCCPLDKHDLELSVDERDGEDDGEILSGTLTCTDCGEEYPIEDGIPNLLPPDMREA, encoded by the coding sequence ATGAAGGAGTCCCTCTTGGACATCGTCTGCTGCCCGCTCGACAAGCACGACCTGGAGCTCTCGGTCGACGAGCGCGACGGGGAGGACGACGGCGAGATCCTCTCCGGGACGCTCACCTGCACTGACTGCGGCGAGGAGTACCCGATCGAGGACGGCATCCCGAACCTCCTCCCGCCGGACATGCGGGAGGCCTGA
- a CDS encoding adenylosuccinate synthase produces the protein MTVTIVGSQLGDEGKGALVDLWGGDADVVVRYQGGDNAGHTVVEGGEEYALSLVPSGAVRDKVGVLGNGCVVNPRTLFDELDTLRERGLDPDVRVARRAHVILPYHRRLDGIEEEAKSDSDLAAGTTGRGIGPTYEDKAGRRGVRVGDLLDPDVLRDRLEYVVPQKRALIEDVFGLEAGDECDVDALHEEFAAIGERLADEDMTVNSSDFLHEQREAGRNVMFEGAQGTSIDIDHGIYPYVTSSNPTAGGAAVGTGVGPTVVGQGEVVGVVKAYLSRVGTGPLPTELVGEDEELADFIREKGGEFGTVTGRPRRIGWLDVPMLRHAARTNGFTGIAVNHVDVLAGLDEVQVGHAYELDGETLESMPATTEEWGRCEPVLREFEPWPEVDWSAVAEEGYSAIPDAAREYLEYVEEQVDAPVYAIGVGPDRAETVVRTNPWE, from the coding sequence ATGACCGTAACTATCGTCGGCTCCCAGCTCGGCGACGAGGGCAAGGGCGCGCTCGTCGACCTCTGGGGCGGGGACGCCGACGTCGTCGTCCGGTATCAGGGCGGCGACAACGCCGGCCACACCGTCGTAGAGGGCGGCGAGGAGTACGCGCTCTCGCTCGTCCCCTCGGGCGCCGTCCGCGACAAGGTGGGCGTGCTCGGCAACGGCTGCGTCGTCAACCCTCGGACCCTGTTCGACGAACTCGACACGCTCCGCGAGCGCGGGCTCGACCCCGACGTCCGCGTCGCCCGCCGTGCGCACGTCATCCTCCCGTACCACCGTCGGCTCGACGGCATTGAGGAGGAGGCGAAGTCCGACTCCGACCTCGCGGCCGGCACGACCGGCCGCGGCATCGGCCCGACGTACGAGGACAAGGCGGGCCGGCGCGGCGTCCGCGTCGGCGACCTCCTCGACCCCGACGTGCTTCGCGACCGGCTGGAGTACGTCGTCCCCCAGAAGCGCGCGCTCATCGAGGACGTGTTCGGCCTCGAGGCGGGCGACGAGTGCGACGTCGACGCGCTCCACGAGGAGTTCGCCGCCATCGGCGAGCGCCTCGCCGACGAGGACATGACCGTCAACAGCAGCGACTTCCTCCACGAGCAGCGCGAGGCGGGGCGGAACGTCATGTTCGAGGGCGCGCAGGGAACCTCCATCGACATCGACCACGGCATCTACCCGTACGTCACCTCCTCGAACCCGACCGCGGGCGGGGCAGCAGTGGGCACCGGCGTCGGCCCGACCGTCGTCGGACAGGGCGAGGTCGTCGGCGTCGTGAAGGCGTACCTCTCGCGCGTCGGCACCGGCCCCCTCCCGACCGAACTGGTCGGCGAGGACGAGGAACTGGCGGACTTCATCCGCGAGAAGGGCGGCGAGTTCGGCACCGTCACCGGTCGGCCGCGCCGCATCGGCTGGCTCGACGTGCCGATGCTCCGCCACGCCGCGCGCACGAACGGCTTCACCGGCATCGCCGTCAACCACGTCGACGTGCTCGCCGGCCTCGACGAGGTCCAGGTCGGACACGCCTACGAACTCGACGGGGAGACGCTGGAGTCGATGCCCGCGACGACCGAGGAGTGGGGCCGGTGCGAGCCGGTGCTCCGGGAGTTCGAGCCGTGGCCCGAGGTCGACTGGTCCGCCGTCGCCGAGGAGGGCTACTCGGCCATCCCCGACGCGGCCCGGGAGTACCTCGAGTACGTGGAGGAGCAGGTCGACGCGCCCGTCTACGCGATCGGCGTCGGCCCCGACCGCGCGGAGACGGTCGTCCGGACGAACCCCTGGGAGTAG
- a CDS encoding DUF7527 domain-containing protein, with translation MDSETIDTVTGWRSEPYSGGYDGLHELADREFTGAVTDGTAWLFVLNGRFVGVSDGTVESFEDADGTAYAAPDPSLPLLFAMRERGGETKAKYYTNDTPLSEADRTLSAGNFTGFVELSENVLSGDYYVVYHGGRRLACAFVGTRRETLTGDEAFERADDEVGIYEVRTVDVDVIDVPEPEPEPEPTESVAAGADEPSETGAVPDAGGAGAGAAGVGTTAATVDAAESGEDAEGSVGSTGEDPRNEGPAADQPDVADPGSVTIESDPSPAVEESADDGSAEGPAPEPGEDDADRPDAESRTTGAEAVDASTDEPSDAAAGTSAVESPSGEAAGADATDADGSEAGGPPPAAPGESPPRYREQTREEKLRRDAEPTDAVAASESDPFSAEEQWRETRSIPSLDPDETGVSVPSGAEGTASSDAVAGSAAARPRPRSEADDERQEGPDAASADEPSNAVGESASESSAQSPPESAEGSDAAGTAELRRDLQRARSAHEEVAGELAATREELTEAHATVERLREENERLEGRVETLQSELADARTRLSEADGDAAPEGRTVQPERALSGTNLFVRYDSKGAGTLEKAHAGHASREEVDENLRMEVHTEFDDDYAVVDGRPYEEWLRDTIEYGFVAWVVRTLLYEIQDTGNVSAMRDLYEAIPKIDRAELDGVVDLVDEQGKKSEERTFDVVLRDRMGDPLFVANVTDSREATNESMLDGLVEGSSQVADQYDGLAAAFHVTASFFEPGALEAVADATGGGLLSRGKQKSFVKMSRKRGFHLCLVESRDGEFHVNVPEL, from the coding sequence ATGGACAGCGAAACAATCGATACGGTGACCGGCTGGAGGTCGGAGCCGTATTCGGGGGGATACGACGGCCTCCACGAGCTCGCGGACCGGGAGTTCACGGGGGCGGTCACCGACGGGACGGCGTGGCTGTTCGTCCTGAACGGCCGCTTCGTCGGCGTCTCGGACGGGACCGTCGAGTCCTTCGAGGACGCCGACGGGACGGCGTACGCCGCGCCCGACCCCTCCCTCCCCCTCCTCTTCGCGATGCGCGAGCGGGGCGGGGAGACGAAGGCGAAGTACTACACGAACGACACCCCCCTCTCCGAGGCCGACCGGACGCTCTCGGCCGGCAACTTCACCGGCTTCGTCGAACTCTCCGAGAACGTGCTCTCGGGCGACTACTACGTGGTCTACCACGGCGGTCGCAGGCTCGCGTGCGCGTTCGTCGGCACCCGCCGCGAGACGCTCACCGGCGACGAGGCGTTCGAGCGCGCGGACGACGAGGTGGGCATCTACGAGGTCCGGACGGTCGACGTCGACGTCATAGACGTGCCCGAACCCGAACCTGAACCGGAGCCGACCGAGTCGGTCGCGGCGGGCGCCGACGAACCGTCCGAGACCGGCGCGGTTCCCGACGCCGGCGGCGCGGGTGCTGGCGCCGCGGGTGTCGGTACCACGGCGGCGACAGTGGACGCCGCGGAAAGCGGGGAGGACGCGGAGGGTTCGGTCGGGTCGACGGGGGAGGACCCCCGGAACGAGGGGCCCGCGGCGGACCAACCAGACGTCGCGGACCCCGGGAGCGTCACCATCGAGTCCGATCCCTCGCCGGCGGTCGAGGAGTCGGCGGACGACGGGAGCGCCGAGGGGCCGGCACCCGAACCGGGGGAGGACGACGCCGACCGCCCGGATGCCGAGTCACGGACGACGGGGGCCGAAGCGGTGGACGCGTCGACGGACGAACCCTCGGACGCGGCCGCGGGGACGTCGGCGGTCGAATCTCCATCCGGGGAGGCCGCCGGTGCCGACGCGACGGACGCCGATGGGAGCGAAGCCGGCGGTCCCCCGCCGGCCGCTCCCGGGGAGTCGCCGCCGCGGTACCGGGAACAGACGCGCGAGGAGAAACTGCGGCGCGACGCCGAACCGACCGACGCGGTCGCGGCCTCCGAGTCCGACCCGTTCTCCGCCGAGGAGCAGTGGCGCGAGACGCGCTCGATCCCGTCGCTCGATCCGGACGAGACCGGGGTGAGCGTACCGAGCGGGGCGGAAGGGACGGCGTCGAGCGACGCGGTCGCGGGGAGCGCGGCTGCGAGACCGCGGCCGCGGAGCGAGGCCGACGACGAACGGCAGGAGGGACCGGACGCCGCGTCCGCCGACGAGCCGTCGAACGCGGTGGGGGAGTCGGCTTCCGAGTCCTCGGCCCAGTCCCCGCCGGAATCGGCGGAGGGAAGCGACGCCGCGGGGACGGCGGAGCTCCGTCGCGACCTCCAGCGCGCCCGGAGCGCGCACGAGGAGGTCGCCGGGGAGCTCGCCGCGACCCGCGAGGAACTGACCGAGGCGCACGCGACGGTCGAGCGACTCCGGGAGGAGAACGAGCGGCTGGAGGGTCGCGTCGAGACCCTGCAGTCCGAACTGGCCGACGCCCGCACGCGGCTCTCGGAGGCCGACGGGGACGCCGCGCCGGAGGGGCGGACCGTCCAGCCGGAGCGGGCGCTGTCCGGGACGAACCTGTTCGTCCGGTACGACTCGAAGGGTGCCGGCACGCTGGAGAAGGCCCACGCGGGCCACGCCTCCCGCGAGGAGGTCGACGAGAACCTCCGGATGGAGGTGCACACCGAGTTCGACGACGACTACGCGGTCGTCGACGGGCGCCCCTACGAGGAGTGGCTCCGGGACACCATCGAGTACGGCTTCGTCGCGTGGGTCGTCAGGACCCTGCTGTACGAGATCCAGGACACGGGGAACGTGTCGGCGATGCGGGACCTGTACGAGGCCATCCCGAAGATCGACCGGGCCGAACTCGACGGCGTCGTCGACCTCGTGGACGAACAGGGGAAGAAGAGCGAGGAGCGGACGTTCGACGTCGTCCTGCGCGACCGGATGGGTGACCCGCTGTTCGTCGCGAACGTCACCGACTCGCGGGAGGCGACGAACGAGTCGATGCTCGACGGCCTCGTCGAGGGGTCCAGCCAGGTCGCCGACCAGTACGACGGGCTGGCGGCGGCGTTCCACGTCACCGCCTCGTTCTTCGAACCGGGCGCGCTCGAGGCCGTCGCGGACGCGACCGGCGGCGGGCTACTCAGTCGCGGCAAACAGAAGAGCTTCGTGAAGATGTCGCGAAAGCGCGGCTTCCACCTGTGTCTCGTCGAATCGCGAGACGGGGAGTTCCACGTGAACGTCCCGGAGCTGTAG
- a CDS encoding DUF7410 domain-containing protein, translating into MTRNADPDADSAADARPALDIPDGATVHECPRCGAPFARERHRDLHLGLDHRDLTEDERAAYAAASEDEGADLRRFQIVALGLLVLLYFGFLFTYAVAG; encoded by the coding sequence ATGACCCGGAACGCCGACCCGGACGCCGATTCCGCCGCCGACGCCCGCCCCGCACTCGACATCCCCGACGGGGCGACCGTCCACGAGTGTCCCCGGTGCGGGGCGCCGTTCGCCCGCGAGCGTCACCGCGACCTCCACCTCGGACTCGACCACCGGGACCTGACGGAGGACGAGCGCGCCGCCTACGCCGCAGCCAGCGAGGATGAAGGGGCGGACCTCCGGCGGTTCCAGATCGTCGCGCTCGGCCTGCTCGTCCTCCTCTATTTCGGGTTCCTGTTCACGTACGCGGTGGCCGGCTGA
- a CDS encoding DUF488 family protein, N3 subclade, whose amino-acid sequence MALHDTYVAALQHDLVDLPAGTRLVGVVRRPTRWFAGAVDENRPALGPPEDLLDDVKQAEEDLKIAGLCDEEAHNAAWDQVDFADRYREHLGSAPAAAEAVDDLRTALNGGEDVALVCYENTAKKRCHRTILREELE is encoded by the coding sequence GTGGCGCTCCACGACACGTACGTCGCCGCGCTCCAGCACGACCTCGTCGACCTCCCGGCGGGGACGCGATTGGTCGGGGTCGTTCGGCGCCCGACCCGGTGGTTCGCGGGCGCGGTCGACGAGAATCGCCCCGCGCTCGGACCGCCGGAGGACCTGTTAGACGACGTGAAGCAGGCCGAGGAGGACCTCAAGATCGCGGGGCTCTGCGACGAGGAGGCGCACAACGCCGCGTGGGACCAGGTGGATTTCGCGGACCGCTATCGCGAGCACCTCGGCTCGGCGCCGGCGGCCGCGGAGGCCGTGGACGACCTCCGCACGGCGCTCAACGGCGGCGAGGACGTCGCGCTCGTCTGCTACGAGAACACGGCGAAGAAGCGGTGCCACCGGACGATCCTGCGCGAGGAACTCGAGTAG
- a CDS encoding DUF7563 family protein, with protein MPECRNCESFVTERYVRVFAPQGMSTVRVCPSCEDMVRDGSGVREARSKRV; from the coding sequence ATGCCGGAGTGCCGGAACTGTGAATCGTTCGTCACCGAGCGATACGTCCGCGTGTTCGCCCCGCAGGGGATGTCGACCGTCCGCGTCTGCCCGTCGTGTGAGGACATGGTCCGCGACGGTTCGGGGGTGCGAGAGGCGCGTTCGAAACGGGTGTAG